Proteins encoded within one genomic window of Ostrinia nubilalis chromosome 5, ilOstNubi1.1, whole genome shotgun sequence:
- the LOC135072099 gene encoding EZH inhibitory protein-like: MGGAVSSGRDNNELIDNLMGGNYIRTRSVERVFRALDRADYMTPENRDQAYKDLAWRNGPLHMSAPCIYSEVMEGLELRPGLSFLNVGSGTGYLSTLVGLILGSGGISHGVEVHPIVLEYSIKKMSQFLENSPNVDEFDFCQPKFYGGNGLCLAPLQAPYDRVYCGAGCPEEYQNYFKQLIKVGGILVMPLNDNLIQVRRVGDAEWVSRSLLNVSFATLRVPTKEEAADLIKLEEQAPPKLQILARGVIRSAMRAGLTRRHPELREPPQRPPPAKKSCPRRICIPIEDDSDVEGLNALHDLDRDGGAREMNALLSLVLSMGQNRVAGALRFDPLDSPGDSSSDDEDDDVDLGGDDDDDGGDGGDGGGDGGGGNSESVPSGSAPSSNDTSSSADRPSFNPLDSPGDSSSDDEDDDVDLGGDDGGDGGDGGGDGGGGNSESVPSGSAPSSNDTSSSADRPSFNPLASSGDSSSDDEDDDVDLGGDDDDDGGDGGDGGGDGGGGGNSESVPSGFNPLDSPGDSSSDDEDDDVDLGGDDDDDGGDGGDGGGDGGGGNSESVPSGSAPSSNDTSSSADRPREASTSDENPRANPRARRGLLTFEFRDSVVDRAPPTPPADSPGDPAPDDNPRSGPSHAPDDPDESPGVPAEVEIYLGKSSRAGPSSMDWEPAASSADESEDEPATKDDQKRQKLDSGIGEETTPSSEASPSHPRDESDASRPDDSLTDDVDDRQSSECCMLCAGQRRRRGDHAQQPGVSLPPARRVRRLPARRQPDGRRRRPAVQ; the protein is encoded by the exons ATGGGTGGTGCGGTGAGCTCCGGGCGCGACAACAATGAGCTGATCGACAACTTGATGGGCGGCAACTACATCCGCACGCGGAGCGTGGAGCGGGTGTTCCGCGCGCTGGACCGCGCCGACTACATGACGCCCGAGAACCGCGACCAGGCCTACAAGGACCTGGCCTGGCGCAACGGGCCCTTACACATGTCAGCCCCGTGTATTTATAG TGAAGTGATGGAAGGACTGGAGTTGCGGCCTGGCCTGTCCTTCCTCAACGTGGGTTCAGGGACAGGCTACCTCAGCACGCTTGTGGGCCTTATCCTCGGCTCGGGAGGCATAAGTCACGGTGTGGAAGTCCATCCGATAGTGTTGGAATATTCTATCAAGAAGATGAGCCAGTTTTTGGAGAACTCTCCAAATGTGGATGAGTTTGACTTTTGCCAGCCCAAATTCTATGGCG GTAATGGCCTGTGCCTGGCCCCGCTGCAGGCGCCCTACGACCGCGTGTACTGCGGCGCCGGCTGTCCTGAAGAGTACCAGAACTATTTTAAACAGCTCATTAAG GTCGGCGGTATCCTGGTGATGCCGCTGAACGACAACCTGATACAGGTGCGGCGCGTGGGCGACGCGGAGTGGGTGTCCCGCAGCCTGCTCAATGTGTCCTTCGCCACGCTGCGGGTGCCCACCAAGGAGGAGGCCGCGGATCTCATCAAATTGG AGGAGCAGGCGCCGCCgaagctgcagatcctggcgCGCGGCGTGATCCGCTCGGCGATGCGCGCCGGACTCACGCGGCGGCATCCCGAGCTGCGCGAGCCGCCGCAGCGCCCGCCgcccgccaagaagtcctgcCCGCGCCGCATCTGCATACCCATCGAGGACGACAGCGACGTCG AGGGCTTAAACGCACTACACGACCTGGACCGCGACGGCGGTGCGCGCGAAATGAACGCTCTCCTCAGCTTGGTACTGAGCATGGGCCAGAACCGCGTGGCCGGCGCGCTGCGCTTCGACCCGCTGGACTCGCCCGGCGACTCCTCCTCCGACGACGAGGACGACGACGTCGACCTGGGCGGCGACGACGACGATGACGGCGGTGACGGCGGCGATGGTGGCGGTGACGGTGGCGGCGGCAACAGTGAGAGCGTGCCCAGCGGGTCTGCGCCTTCTTCCAATGACACATCTTCGTCGGCCGATCGGCCCAG CTTCAATCCGCTGGATTCCCCCGGTGACTCCTCCTCCGACGACGAGGACGACGACGTCGACCTGGGCGGCGACGACGGCGGTGACGGCGGCGATGGCGGCGgtgacggcggcggcggcaacaGTGAGAGCGTGCCCAGCGGGTCTGCGCCTTCTTCCAATGACACATCTTCGTCGGCCGATCGGCCCAG CTTCAATCCGCTGGCTTCCTCCGGCGACTCCTCCTCCGACGACGAGGACGACGACGTCGACCTGGGCGGCGACGACGACGATGACGGCGGTGACGGTGGCGACGGCGGCGgtgacggcggcggcggcggcaacaGTGAGAGCGTGCCCAGCGG CTTTAATCCGCTGGATTCCCCCGGTGACTCCTCCTCCGACGACGAGGATGACGACGTCGACCTGGGCggcgacgacgacgacgacggcGGTGACGGCGGCGATGGCGGCGgtgacggcggcggcggcaacaGTGAGAGCGTGCCCAGCGGGTCTGCGCCTTCTTCGAATGACACATCTTCGTCGGCCGATCGACCTAG GGAGGCATCGACCAGCGACGAGAACCCCCGAGCCAACCCGCGCGCGCGGCGCGGCCTGCTCACGTTCGAGTTCCGCGACTCCGTGGTGGACCgcgcgccgcccacgccgcccgcCGACAGCCCCGGCGACCCCGCGCCCGACGACAACCCCAG GTCGGGCCCGTCGCACGCGCCGGACGACCCGGACGAGAGCCCGGGCGTGCCGGCCGAGGTGGAGATCTACCTGGGCAAGTCCAGCCGCGCCGGGCCCTCCTCCATGGACTGGGAGCCGGCCGCTTCCAGCGCCGACGAGAGCGAAGACGAGCCCGCGACCAAAG ACGATCAAAAGCGGCAGAAGCTGGACAGCGGCATCGGCGAGGAGACCACACCTAGCAGCGAGGCGTCCCCCTCCCACCCGCGCGACGAGTCCGACGCCTCCCGGCCCGACGACAGCCTGACGGACGACGTCGACGACCGGCAGTCCAGTGAGTGTTGTATGTTGTGTGCTGGACAGCGGCGTCGGCGAGGAGACCACGCCCAGCAGCCAGGCGTGTCCCTCCCACCCGCGCGACGAGTCCGACGCCTCCCGGCCCGACGACAGCCTGACGGACGACGTCGACGACCGGCAGTCCAGTGA
- the LOC135071601 gene encoding E3 ubiquitin-protein ligase RNF185-like gives MAETSEAQASASASAPGGDAGGEDDKHDERMLECNICLDTARDAVVSMCGHLFCWPCLHQWLETRPSRQVCPVCKAAISRDKVIPLYGRGNTKQEDPRNKVPPRPAGQRTEPENNSGFPGFGFGDGFHMSFGIGAFPFGVFTSTFNFGDPRPSAAPRGTAQYEEEQFLSKIFLWVAIVFVLWLVFA, from the exons ATGGCTGAGACGAGCGAGGCACAGGCGAGTGCGTCGGCGTCGGCCCCAGGGGGCGACGCCGGAGGAGAGGACGACAAACATGACGAGCGAATGCTTGAGTGTAACATCTGCTTGGATACAGCTAGAGACGCTGTGGTCAGCATGTGTGgacacttattttg CTGGCCGTGCCTGCACCAGTGGCTGGAGACGCGGCCCAGCCGCCAGGTGTGCCCCGTGTGCAAGGCCGCCATCAGCCGCGACAAGGTCATCCCGCTCTACGGCCGCGGGAACACCAAGCAGGAGGACCCCAGGAATAAG GTGCCTCCTCGGCCCGCGGGGCAACGCACGGAGCCCGAGAACAACAGCGGCTTCCCGGGCTTCGGCTTCGGCGACGGCTTCCACATGTCCTTCGGCATCGGCGCCTTCCCCTTCGGCGTCTTCACGTCTACCTTCAACTTCGGCGACCCGCGGCCTAGTGCAG CACCGCGCGGCACGGCGCAGTACGAGGAGGAGCAGTTCCTGTCGAAGATATTCCTGTGGGTGGCCATCGTGTTCGTGCTGTGGCTGGTGTTCGCATGA
- the LOC135072097 gene encoding uncharacterized protein LOC135072097: MVCQFSNEAASLRAELGSLRAAADEAERAKEGLRADNTRLTHRISYLEDQVAEMRASHTQLQPVSSNDSCITVNKTKKNVTNINITSEPPAKCKQSPKSEVQVFQKGPDITAIVAKLPGLDGAEANLPLMRPRSNASGASPPPNHRSHSSHSLEHRAGRMRHSLSHHCIHGAVDYSAETDAAIRMIERNQRHIEKQRMKSERLSRSKGEEYFRSDSDLDVRDSHSNVGACDPRHYEIKKAADRIEESIKKTNWAERKTLSIIEQLKRSQRMRKMKKNDSAEDVQVVETEKHYMYHRIDGKVLENAHKSSRRSSKLHSRSAKSSEFESECSDFPNGDVYGSSPRIDYGSESCSTRASHYKKHDERDARCRPTPPRKPLRLSLHKARSAHSLVNGGESDAASRPPSEAREDKRPVKRSHAAERWSRERLRDPARATPRPARKLLHGLSAPAADDLYPDHHAPRASLVHAGKWC, encoded by the exons ATGGTCTGCCAATTTTCG AACGAGGCAGCGTCGCTTCGCGCCGAGCTGGGCTCGCTGCGCGCCGCGGCCGACGAGGCGGAGCGCGCCAAGGAGGGCCTGCGCGCCGACAACACGCGCCTCACGCACCGCATCTCCTACCTCGAGGACCAGGTCGCCGAGATGCGAGCCAGCCACACacag CTTCAACCGGTGAGCAGCAACGACAGCTGCATAACAGTGAACAAGACCAAGAAGAACGTCACCAACATCAACATCACCTCCGAGCCGCCGGCCAAGTGCAAGCAGAGCCCCAAGTCCGAGGTGCAGGTGTTCCAGAAGGGGCCCGACATCACCGCCATCGTCGCCAAGCTGCCCGGGCTTGACGGCGCCGAGGCCAACCTGCCGCTTATGAGGCCCAGGTCTAACGCGTCCGGCGCGTCGCCTCCACCGAACCACAGGTCGCACAGCTCCCACAGCCTCGAGCATCGCGCGGGCCGCATGCGACACTCGCTCTCCCACCACTGCATCCACGGCGCCGTCGACTACAGCGCCGAGACCGACGCCGCGATCCGGATGATCGAACGCAACCAAAGACACATAGAAAAACAGCGCATGAAGTCCGAACGGCTGAGCAGGTCCAAGGGCGAGGAATACTTTAGATCCGACAGTGACCTCGACGTGCGGGATTCCCACTCGAACGTCGGCGCGTGCGACCCCCGGCATTATGAAATCAAGAAGGCCGCGGATCGAATAGAGGAGAGCATCAAGAAGACCAACTGGGCCGAACGGAAGACGCTCTCGATCATCGAGCAGCTGAAGAGGTCCCAGAGGATGCGGAAGATGAAGAAGAACGACAGCGCCGAGGACGTCCAGGTGGTCGAGACGGAGAAACACTACATGTACCACAGGATAGACGGCAAAGTTCTGGAGAACGCGCACAAGTCCAGCCGGAGGTCGTCGAAACTGCACTCGCGGAGCGCGAAGTCGTCCGAGTTCGAGTCGGAGTGCTCCGACTTCCCCAACGGCGACGTGTACGGCAGCTCGCCGCGGATCGACTACGGCTCCGAGAGCTGCTCCACGCGCGCGAGCCACTACAAGAAGCACGACGAGCGGGACGCGCGCTGCCGGCCCACGCCGCCTCGCAAGCCGCTGCGGCTGTCGCTGCACAAGGCTCGCAGCGCGCACTCGCTCGTCAACGGCGGCGAGTCAGACGCGGCGAGCAGGCCGCCGTCGGAGGCGCGCGAGGACAAGCGGCCCGTGAAGCGCTCGCACGCGGCCGAGCGCTGGTCGCGCGAGCGGCTGCGGGACCCGGCGCGCGCCACGCCGCGGCCCGCGCGCAAGCTGCTCCACGGGCTCagcgcgcccgccgccgacgaccTGTATCCAGACCACCACGCGCCGCGCGCGTCTCTTGTGCACGCCGGCAAGTGGTGCTAG
- the LOC135072098 gene encoding uncharacterized protein LOC135072098, whose amino-acid sequence MLCAGQRRRRGDHAQQPGVSLPPARRVRRLPARRQPDGRRRRPAVHGVGEETTPSSQACPSHPRDESDASRPDDSLTDDVDDRQSMSVVCCVLDSGVGEETTPSSQACPSHPRDESDASRPDDSLTDDVDDRQSMSVVCCVLDSGVGEETTPSSQACPSHPRDESDASRPDDSLTDDVDDRQSMSVVCCVLDSGVGEETTPSSQACPSHPRDESDASRPDDSLTDDVDDRQSSRRRMQKRGRWQSARSSTSTERSDRGGSPPAAARRRCKRRAHDLQPPPSRDARRVRLSLAMKRGVKELPLPHALKKFVNLGRCFEF is encoded by the exons ATGTTGTGTGCTGGACAGCGGCGTCGGCGAGGAGACCACGCCCAGCAGCCAGGCGTGTCCCTCCCACCCGCGCGACGAGTCCGACGCCTCCCGGCCCGACGACAGCCTGACGGACGACGTCGACGACCGGCAGTCCA CGGCGTCGGCGAGGAGACCACGCCCAGCAGCCAGGCGTGTCCCTCCCACCCGCGCGACGAGTCCGACGCCTCCCGGCCCGACGACAGCCTGACGGACGACGTCGACGACCGGCAGTCCA TGAGTGTTGTATGTTGTGTGCTGGACAGCGGCGTCGGCGAGGAGACCACGCCCAGCAGCCAGGCGTGTCCCTCCCACCCGCGCGACGAGTCCGACGCCTCCCGGCCCGACGACAGCCTGACGGACGACGTCGACGACCGGCAGTCCA TGAGTGTTGTATGTTGTGTGCTGGACAGCGGCGTCGGCGAGGAGACCACGCCCAGCAGCCAGGCGTGTCCCTCCCACCCGCGCGACGAGTCCGACGCCTCCCGGCCCGACGACAGCCTGACGGACGACGTCGACGACCGGCAGTCCA TGAGTGTTGTATGTTGTGTGCTGGACAGCGGCGTCGGCGAGGAGACCACGCCCAGCAGCCAGGCGTGTCCCTCCCACCCGCGCGACGAGTCCGACGCCTCCCGGCCCGACGACAGCCTGACGGACGACGTCGACGACCGGCAGTCCA GCCGGCGGCGTATGCAGAAACGCGGGCGCTGGCAAAGCGCGCGCTCGTCGACGTCAACAGAACGCTCGGACCGCGGGGGCTCGCCGCcagccgccgcgcgccgccgctgcaAGCGCCGCGCTCACGACCTACAGCCGCCGCCCTCGCGCGACGCGCGCCGCGTGCGTCTCTCGCTCGCCATGAAGCGCGGCGTCAAGGAGCTGCCGCTGCCGCACGCGCTCAAGAAGTTCGTCAACCTCGGCCGCTGCTTCGAGTTCTAG